The following are from one region of the Bos mutus isolate GX-2022 chromosome 18, NWIPB_WYAK_1.1, whole genome shotgun sequence genome:
- the ZNF135 gene encoding zinc finger protein 135 isoform X2: MTAGLLTAGDPDQVTFEDVVVDFTQEEWGHLEPAQRTLYRDVMLETFGLLVSVDLETRPQSKLSTENQGVTEEIPNSALVERFLQESLWHSKDEDAAGHREQGPEKSDSCVVQAACTLVKTLTEEQQQGDGCGENLSLRPDLPTQPMTPERQGAPMWGTHGQRENPDSNAQQKTCAKEKPYGCQECGKAFSHSLALTEHHRTHTGERPYECLECGKGFRNSSALTKHQRIHTGEKPYKCAQCGRTFNQIAPLIQHQRTHTGEKPYECSECGKSFSFRSSFSQHERTHTGEKPYTCSQCGKAFRQSIHLTQHLRIHTGEKPYQCGECGKAFSHSSSLTKHQRIHTGEKPYECQACGKAFTQITPLIQHQRIHTGERPYECSECGRAFSQSTLLTEHRRIHTGEKPYGCNECGKAFSHSSSLSQHERTHTGEKPYACSQCGKAFRQSTHLTQHQRTHTGEKPYECSDCGKAFSHSSSLTKHQRIHTGEKPYECNECGKAFSQLAPLIQHQRIHTGEKPYECNQCGRAFSQSSLLIEHQRIHTKEKPYGCNECGKSFSHSSSLSQHERTHTGEKPYDCQDCGKSFRQRTHLTQHQRIHTGEKPYECRDCGKAFTHSSSFIKHQRTHTG, encoded by the exons ATGACCGCTGGGCTCCTCACTGCCGGGGACCCG GACCAAGTGACTTTTGAGGATGTGGTCGTGGACTTCACCCAGGAGGAGTGGGGGCATCTGGAGCCGGCCCAGAGGACCCTGTACCGAGATGTGATGCTGGAGACCTTCGGGCTCCTGGTCTCTGTGG ATTTGGAAACCAGACCCCAAAGCAAGCTATCAACTGAAAATCAAGGTGTAACTGAAGAAATACCCAACAGTGCCCTGGTAGAAAGGTTCCTACAGGAAAGTCTGTGGCACTCTAAGGATGAAGATGCTGCAGGCCACAGGGAACAGGGCCCTGAGAAGTCAGATAGCTGTGTGGTACAGGCAGCCTGCACACTTGTAAAGACACTGACAGAGGAGCAGCAGCAAGGGGATGGGTGTGGGGAAAACTTGAGTTTGAGGCCAGATCTCCCAACTCAACCAATGACTCCTGAAAGGCAGGGTGCCCCAATGTGGGGGACACATGGACAAAGGGAGAATCCAGACTCAAATGCTCAACAGAAAACCTGTGCAAAAGAGAAGCCCTATGGATGTCAGGAATGTGGAAAGGCCTTTAGTCACAGCTTAGCACTCACTGAACACCACCGAACACACACAGGAGAGAGGCCTTATGAATGTCTTGAATGTGGAAAAGGCTTTCGAAACAGCTCGGCACTTACCAAACACCAGCGGATCCACACTGGTGAGAAGCCTTACAAGTGTGCTCAGTGTGGGAGGACCTTCAACCAAATTGCCCCACTGATCCAGCACCAGAGGACTCACACAGGTGAGAAACCCTATGAGTGCAGCGAGTGTGGGAAATCCTTCAGCTTTAGATCGTCCTTCAGCCAACATGAGCGGACGCACACAGGTGAGAAGCCCTACACGTGCAGTCAGTGTGGGAAGGCCTTCCGACAGAGCATCCATCTCACCCAGCACCTGCGAATCCACACCGGGGAGAAGCCGTACCAGTGTGGAGAGTGTGGCAAGGCCTTCAGCCACAGTTCATCCCTGACGAAACACCAGCGGATCCACACTGGGGAGAAGCCCTACGAGTGCCAGGCATGTGGAAAAGCCTTCACCCAGATCACACCACTGATTCAGCATCAGAGGATACACACGGGCGAGCGGCCTTATGAGTGCAGTGAGTGCGGGAGGGCTTTCAGCCAGAGCACACTCCTGACTGAGCATCGGAGGATCCACACAGGAGAGAAGCCCTACGGGTGCAACgagtgtgggaaagccttcagtcACAGCTCATCGCTTAGCCAGCACGAGCGGACGCACACAGGCGAGAAACCCTATGCGTGCAGTCAGTGTGGGAAGGCCTTCCGGCAGAGCACACACCTCACTCAGCATCAGAGAACCCACACGGGGGAGAAGCCCTACGAGTGTAGTGACTGCGGCAAGGCCTTCAGCCACAGCTCATCCCTGACCAAACACCAGCGGATCCACACTGGGGAGAAGCCCTATGAGTGTAACGAGTGTGGCAAAGCCTTCAGCCAGCTTGCTCCACTCATTCAACACCAGCGGATCCACACGGGAGAGAAGCCCTATGAGTGTAATCAGTGTGGCAGAGCCTTCAGCCAGAGCTCCCTCCTCATAGAACACCAGAGGATTCACACCAAGGAAAAACCCTATGGGTGCAACGAGTGTGGAAAGTCCTTCAGCCACAGCTCGTCACTCAGCCAACACGAGAGGACGCACACTGGGGAAAAGCCCTACGACTGCCAGGACTGTGGGAAGTCCTTCAGGCAGCGCACCCACCTCACTCAGCACCAGAGGATCCACACGGGAGAGAAGCCATATGAGTGCAGGGACTGTGGGAAGGCCTTCACACACAGCTCCTCCTTTATCAAGCACCAGAGAACTCATACTGGGTAG
- the ZNF135 gene encoding zinc finger protein 135 isoform X1 codes for MTAGLLTAGDPDQVTFEDVVVDFTQEEWGHLEPAQRTLYRDVMLETFGLLVSVGHWLPKPDVISLLEQEAELWAADKGGPRGVCPDLETRPQSKLSTENQGVTEEIPNSALVERFLQESLWHSKDEDAAGHREQGPEKSDSCVVQAACTLVKTLTEEQQQGDGCGENLSLRPDLPTQPMTPERQGAPMWGTHGQRENPDSNAQQKTCAKEKPYGCQECGKAFSHSLALTEHHRTHTGERPYECLECGKGFRNSSALTKHQRIHTGEKPYKCAQCGRTFNQIAPLIQHQRTHTGEKPYECSECGKSFSFRSSFSQHERTHTGEKPYTCSQCGKAFRQSIHLTQHLRIHTGEKPYQCGECGKAFSHSSSLTKHQRIHTGEKPYECQACGKAFTQITPLIQHQRIHTGERPYECSECGRAFSQSTLLTEHRRIHTGEKPYGCNECGKAFSHSSSLSQHERTHTGEKPYACSQCGKAFRQSTHLTQHQRTHTGEKPYECSDCGKAFSHSSSLTKHQRIHTGEKPYECNECGKAFSQLAPLIQHQRIHTGEKPYECNQCGRAFSQSSLLIEHQRIHTKEKPYGCNECGKSFSHSSSLSQHERTHTGEKPYDCQDCGKSFRQRTHLTQHQRIHTGEKPYECRDCGKAFTHSSSFIKHQRTHTG; via the exons ATGACCGCTGGGCTCCTCACTGCCGGGGACCCG GACCAAGTGACTTTTGAGGATGTGGTCGTGGACTTCACCCAGGAGGAGTGGGGGCATCTGGAGCCGGCCCAGAGGACCCTGTACCGAGATGTGATGCTGGAGACCTTCGGGCTCCTGGTCTCTGTGG GACACTGGCTCCCAAAGCCGGATGTCATCTCCTTGCTGGAGCAGGAGGCAGAGCTGTGGGCAGCGGACAAGGGAGGCCCCCGAGGTGTGTGCCCAG ATTTGGAAACCAGACCCCAAAGCAAGCTATCAACTGAAAATCAAGGTGTAACTGAAGAAATACCCAACAGTGCCCTGGTAGAAAGGTTCCTACAGGAAAGTCTGTGGCACTCTAAGGATGAAGATGCTGCAGGCCACAGGGAACAGGGCCCTGAGAAGTCAGATAGCTGTGTGGTACAGGCAGCCTGCACACTTGTAAAGACACTGACAGAGGAGCAGCAGCAAGGGGATGGGTGTGGGGAAAACTTGAGTTTGAGGCCAGATCTCCCAACTCAACCAATGACTCCTGAAAGGCAGGGTGCCCCAATGTGGGGGACACATGGACAAAGGGAGAATCCAGACTCAAATGCTCAACAGAAAACCTGTGCAAAAGAGAAGCCCTATGGATGTCAGGAATGTGGAAAGGCCTTTAGTCACAGCTTAGCACTCACTGAACACCACCGAACACACACAGGAGAGAGGCCTTATGAATGTCTTGAATGTGGAAAAGGCTTTCGAAACAGCTCGGCACTTACCAAACACCAGCGGATCCACACTGGTGAGAAGCCTTACAAGTGTGCTCAGTGTGGGAGGACCTTCAACCAAATTGCCCCACTGATCCAGCACCAGAGGACTCACACAGGTGAGAAACCCTATGAGTGCAGCGAGTGTGGGAAATCCTTCAGCTTTAGATCGTCCTTCAGCCAACATGAGCGGACGCACACAGGTGAGAAGCCCTACACGTGCAGTCAGTGTGGGAAGGCCTTCCGACAGAGCATCCATCTCACCCAGCACCTGCGAATCCACACCGGGGAGAAGCCGTACCAGTGTGGAGAGTGTGGCAAGGCCTTCAGCCACAGTTCATCCCTGACGAAACACCAGCGGATCCACACTGGGGAGAAGCCCTACGAGTGCCAGGCATGTGGAAAAGCCTTCACCCAGATCACACCACTGATTCAGCATCAGAGGATACACACGGGCGAGCGGCCTTATGAGTGCAGTGAGTGCGGGAGGGCTTTCAGCCAGAGCACACTCCTGACTGAGCATCGGAGGATCCACACAGGAGAGAAGCCCTACGGGTGCAACgagtgtgggaaagccttcagtcACAGCTCATCGCTTAGCCAGCACGAGCGGACGCACACAGGCGAGAAACCCTATGCGTGCAGTCAGTGTGGGAAGGCCTTCCGGCAGAGCACACACCTCACTCAGCATCAGAGAACCCACACGGGGGAGAAGCCCTACGAGTGTAGTGACTGCGGCAAGGCCTTCAGCCACAGCTCATCCCTGACCAAACACCAGCGGATCCACACTGGGGAGAAGCCCTATGAGTGTAACGAGTGTGGCAAAGCCTTCAGCCAGCTTGCTCCACTCATTCAACACCAGCGGATCCACACGGGAGAGAAGCCCTATGAGTGTAATCAGTGTGGCAGAGCCTTCAGCCAGAGCTCCCTCCTCATAGAACACCAGAGGATTCACACCAAGGAAAAACCCTATGGGTGCAACGAGTGTGGAAAGTCCTTCAGCCACAGCTCGTCACTCAGCCAACACGAGAGGACGCACACTGGGGAAAAGCCCTACGACTGCCAGGACTGTGGGAAGTCCTTCAGGCAGCGCACCCACCTCACTCAGCACCAGAGGATCCACACGGGAGAGAAGCCATATGAGTGCAGGGACTGTGGGAAGGCCTTCACACACAGCTCCTCCTTTATCAAGCACCAGAGAACTCATACTGGGTAG
- the ZNF135 gene encoding zinc finger protein 135 isoform X3, protein MLETFGLLVSVGHWLPKPDVISLLEQEAELWAADKGGPRGVCPDLETRPQSKLSTENQGVTEEIPNSALVERFLQESLWHSKDEDAAGHREQGPEKSDSCVVQAACTLVKTLTEEQQQGDGCGENLSLRPDLPTQPMTPERQGAPMWGTHGQRENPDSNAQQKTCAKEKPYGCQECGKAFSHSLALTEHHRTHTGERPYECLECGKGFRNSSALTKHQRIHTGEKPYKCAQCGRTFNQIAPLIQHQRTHTGEKPYECSECGKSFSFRSSFSQHERTHTGEKPYTCSQCGKAFRQSIHLTQHLRIHTGEKPYQCGECGKAFSHSSSLTKHQRIHTGEKPYECQACGKAFTQITPLIQHQRIHTGERPYECSECGRAFSQSTLLTEHRRIHTGEKPYGCNECGKAFSHSSSLSQHERTHTGEKPYACSQCGKAFRQSTHLTQHQRTHTGEKPYECSDCGKAFSHSSSLTKHQRIHTGEKPYECNECGKAFSQLAPLIQHQRIHTGEKPYECNQCGRAFSQSSLLIEHQRIHTKEKPYGCNECGKSFSHSSSLSQHERTHTGEKPYDCQDCGKSFRQRTHLTQHQRIHTGEKPYECRDCGKAFTHSSSFIKHQRTHTG, encoded by the exons ATGCTGGAGACCTTCGGGCTCCTGGTCTCTGTGG GACACTGGCTCCCAAAGCCGGATGTCATCTCCTTGCTGGAGCAGGAGGCAGAGCTGTGGGCAGCGGACAAGGGAGGCCCCCGAGGTGTGTGCCCAG ATTTGGAAACCAGACCCCAAAGCAAGCTATCAACTGAAAATCAAGGTGTAACTGAAGAAATACCCAACAGTGCCCTGGTAGAAAGGTTCCTACAGGAAAGTCTGTGGCACTCTAAGGATGAAGATGCTGCAGGCCACAGGGAACAGGGCCCTGAGAAGTCAGATAGCTGTGTGGTACAGGCAGCCTGCACACTTGTAAAGACACTGACAGAGGAGCAGCAGCAAGGGGATGGGTGTGGGGAAAACTTGAGTTTGAGGCCAGATCTCCCAACTCAACCAATGACTCCTGAAAGGCAGGGTGCCCCAATGTGGGGGACACATGGACAAAGGGAGAATCCAGACTCAAATGCTCAACAGAAAACCTGTGCAAAAGAGAAGCCCTATGGATGTCAGGAATGTGGAAAGGCCTTTAGTCACAGCTTAGCACTCACTGAACACCACCGAACACACACAGGAGAGAGGCCTTATGAATGTCTTGAATGTGGAAAAGGCTTTCGAAACAGCTCGGCACTTACCAAACACCAGCGGATCCACACTGGTGAGAAGCCTTACAAGTGTGCTCAGTGTGGGAGGACCTTCAACCAAATTGCCCCACTGATCCAGCACCAGAGGACTCACACAGGTGAGAAACCCTATGAGTGCAGCGAGTGTGGGAAATCCTTCAGCTTTAGATCGTCCTTCAGCCAACATGAGCGGACGCACACAGGTGAGAAGCCCTACACGTGCAGTCAGTGTGGGAAGGCCTTCCGACAGAGCATCCATCTCACCCAGCACCTGCGAATCCACACCGGGGAGAAGCCGTACCAGTGTGGAGAGTGTGGCAAGGCCTTCAGCCACAGTTCATCCCTGACGAAACACCAGCGGATCCACACTGGGGAGAAGCCCTACGAGTGCCAGGCATGTGGAAAAGCCTTCACCCAGATCACACCACTGATTCAGCATCAGAGGATACACACGGGCGAGCGGCCTTATGAGTGCAGTGAGTGCGGGAGGGCTTTCAGCCAGAGCACACTCCTGACTGAGCATCGGAGGATCCACACAGGAGAGAAGCCCTACGGGTGCAACgagtgtgggaaagccttcagtcACAGCTCATCGCTTAGCCAGCACGAGCGGACGCACACAGGCGAGAAACCCTATGCGTGCAGTCAGTGTGGGAAGGCCTTCCGGCAGAGCACACACCTCACTCAGCATCAGAGAACCCACACGGGGGAGAAGCCCTACGAGTGTAGTGACTGCGGCAAGGCCTTCAGCCACAGCTCATCCCTGACCAAACACCAGCGGATCCACACTGGGGAGAAGCCCTATGAGTGTAACGAGTGTGGCAAAGCCTTCAGCCAGCTTGCTCCACTCATTCAACACCAGCGGATCCACACGGGAGAGAAGCCCTATGAGTGTAATCAGTGTGGCAGAGCCTTCAGCCAGAGCTCCCTCCTCATAGAACACCAGAGGATTCACACCAAGGAAAAACCCTATGGGTGCAACGAGTGTGGAAAGTCCTTCAGCCACAGCTCGTCACTCAGCCAACACGAGAGGACGCACACTGGGGAAAAGCCCTACGACTGCCAGGACTGTGGGAAGTCCTTCAGGCAGCGCACCCACCTCACTCAGCACCAGAGGATCCACACGGGAGAGAAGCCATATGAGTGCAGGGACTGTGGGAAGGCCTTCACACACAGCTCCTCCTTTATCAAGCACCAGAGAACTCATACTGGGTAG
- the ZNF329 gene encoding zinc finger protein 329 produces the protein MTAWNVPEEGLSCDVEMEAFTREAPRLSTPGASWDSENPEGRSRRSALTQEEPGAREAAPEHPGFRKHLSVSADLPQGQRVPATNGFRVGGSDVKSLDCDPASHNGQKSYTAKRAGGRDSCGKACGHYVEVTQCGRTQTREAPYRCPDSVRPLSHFTPLGQQKTVTRGKRLYEGEDFGGLFTLSPSLSESRRSSPGEKYKCAECGKCFKRNSSLVLHHRTHTGEKPYTCNECGKSFSKNYNLIVHQRIHTGEKPYKCSKCGKAFSDGSALTQHQRIHTGEKPYECPECGKTFNRNSSLILHQRTHTGEKPYRCNECGKPFTDISHLTVHLRIHTGEKPYECSRCGKAFRDGSYLTQHERTHTGEKPFECTECGKSFNRNSHLIVHQKIHSGEKPFECKECGKTFIESAYLIRHQRIHTGEKPYGCDQCQKLFRNIAGLIRHQRTHTGEKPYECNQCGRAFRDSSCLTKHRRIHTRETPYRCPECGKSFRQNSHLAVHQRLHSREGPGHCPQCGKTFRRGSALARHQRSHPGEQPVGV, from the coding sequence ATGACAGCTTGGAATGTGCCTGAGGAAGGACTGTCCTGCGACGTGGAGATGGAGGCATTCACGAGAGAGGCTCCTCGCCTTTCCACTCCAGGGGCCAGCTGGGACTCTGAGAACCCAGAGGGACGTTCGAGGCGATCAGCCTTAACTCAGGAGGAGCCAGGAGCCCGGGAGGCAGCTCCTGAACATCCTGGGTTTAGGAAGCATTTAAGCGTGAGCGCAGATCTTCCACAAGGTCAGAGAGTTCCTGCGACAAACGGTTTCCGtgtaggtggctcagatgttaaaagtCTGGATTGTGACCCAGCTTCACATAATGGTCAGAAGAGCTACACAGCTAAGAGAGCGGGTGGCAGGGACTCCTGTGGGAAAGCCTGCGGCCATTACGTGGAAGTGACTCAGTGTGGAAGAACTCAGACCCGGGAGGCGCCTTACAGATGCCCTGACAGCGTTAGGCCTCTCAGCCACTTTACCCCCCTTGGCCAACAGAAAACCGTGACACGAGGGAAGAGACTGTATGAAGGCGAGGACTTTGGGGGCCTTTTTACCCTGAGTCCATCTCTTAGTGAAAGCAGGAGGAGCAGCCCTGGAGAGAAGTATAAATGTGCCGAGTGCGGCAAGTGCTTCAAGCGAAACTCTTCTCTTGTCTTGCATCACCGAACTCACACTGGGGAGAAGCCTTACACTTGTAATGAGTGTGGAAAGTCCTTCAGCAAGAACTACAACCTAATTGTGCACCAAAGAATCCATACAGGAGAGAAGCCCTACAAGTGCAGTAAATGCGGGAAGGCCTTCAGTGACGGGTCAGCTCTGACACAACACCAGAGAATTCACACCGGGGAGAAACCTTATGAGTGTCCAGAATGTGGGAAAACCTTCAACCGAAATTCGTCCCTGATCCTCCATCAGAGGACTCACACGGGGGAGAAGCCATACCGCTGTAACGAGTGTGGGAAGCCTTTTACAGACATCTCCCACCTCACCGTGCACCTCAGGATCCACACTGGCGAGAAGCCCTATGAATGCAGCAGATGTGGGAAGGCCTTCCGAGACGGCTCATACCTCACCCAGCACGAGAGGactcacactggagagaagccctTTGAGTGCACAGAATGCGGGAAGTCCTTCAACCGCAATTCCCACCTCATCGTGCATCAAAAGATTCACTCGGGGGAGAAGCCCTTCGAGTGCAAAGAGTGCGGGAAGACTTTCATCGAGAGCGCGTACCTCATCCGGCACCAGAGGATTCACACTGGCGAGAAGCCCTACGGCTGCGACCAGTGCCAGAAGCTGTTCCGGAACATCGCTGGCCTCATCCGGCACCAGAGGACTCACACCGGCGAGAAGCCCTACGAGTGTAATCAGTGCGGCCGGGCCTTCAGGGACAGCTCCTGTCTGACCAAGCACAGGAGGATCCACACCAGGGAGACGCCATACCGGTGCCCAGAGTGCGGCAAGTCCTTCCGGCAGAACTCTCACCTGGCGGTGCACCAGAGACTCCACAGCAGGGAGGGCCCCGGCCACTGTCCGCAGTGTGGGAAGACATTCCGGAGAGGCTCCGCCCTCGCCCGACACCAGCGCTCACACCCCGGCGAGCAGCCCGTGGGCGTTTAG